The following are encoded together in the Schistocerca americana isolate TAMUIC-IGC-003095 chromosome 6, iqSchAmer2.1, whole genome shotgun sequence genome:
- the LOC124620200 gene encoding uncharacterized protein LOC124620200: protein MEQAHQDLEEEAAESLNGAAKMGEACGDIEEGTNDGLMDAAETDPVCEDEVEGAADNLVSASKVEQAHQDLEEEAAESFMGAAEIDDDFEDEEEGSAETLVNVAKTEQAPRDLEEDAAESLSGAAKMEEVRVEVVEGAAESPCSQPSGATCTH, encoded by the coding sequence ATGGAACAAGCCcatcaagatttagaggaggaggcagctgagAGTCTTAATGGTGCTGCTAAGATGGGTGAAGcttgtggagatattgaggaagggACAAATGATGGTCTCATGGATGCTGCTGAGACTGATCCAGTAtgtgaagatgaggtggaaggggcAGCTGATAATCTAGTGAGTGCTTCCAAGGTGGAACAAGCCcatcaagatttagaggaggaggcagctgagAGTTTCATGGGTGCTGCTGAGATTGATGATGACTTTGAAGATGAGGAGGAGGGGTCAGCTGAGACTCTCGTGAATGTCGCCAAGACGGAACAAGCCCCTAGAGATCTAGAGGAGGACGCAGCCGAGAGTCTCAGTGGTGCTGCCAAGATGGAGGAAGTCCGTGTGGAGGTAGTGGAGGGGGCAGCTGAGAGTCCCTGTAGCCAACCCTCGGGTGCCACTTGCACCCACTga